In Leisingera methylohalidivorans DSM 14336, a single genomic region encodes these proteins:
- the preA gene encoding NAD-dependent dihydropyrimidine dehydrogenase subunit PreA, with protein MADLTTEFLGIKSPNPFWLASAPPTDKEYNVRRAFEAGWGGVVWKTLGAEGPPVVNVNGPRYGAIWGADRRLLGLNNIELITDRPLQTNLEEITRVKNDYPDRAIIVSIMVPCEEQAWKDILPQVEATGADGIELNFGCPHGMAERGMGSAVGQVPEYIQMVTEWCKKYYSKPVIVKLTPNIADIRQPARAANAGKADAVSLINTINSITSVDLDSMAPEPTIGGKGTHGGYCGPAVKPIALNMVAEIARDAQTRGLPISAIGGVTTWRDAAEFMALGAGNVQVCTAAMTYGFNVVKEMISGLSTWMDEKGFTSTQDFIGMAVPNVTDWQYLDLNYVTKARISQDDCIKCGRCYAACEDTSHQAIAMSEDRVFTVKDDECVACNLCVNVCPVEGCITMEEVAAGQIDERTGEVVSGEYANWTTHPNNPSATAAE; from the coding sequence ATGGCTGATCTGACAACCGAATTTCTGGGGATCAAATCCCCCAATCCGTTTTGGCTGGCCTCTGCGCCGCCGACTGACAAGGAGTACAATGTCCGCCGTGCCTTTGAGGCCGGCTGGGGCGGCGTGGTCTGGAAGACGCTGGGCGCCGAGGGCCCGCCGGTGGTCAACGTGAACGGCCCGCGCTACGGCGCGATCTGGGGCGCCGACCGCCGCCTGCTGGGCCTCAACAACATCGAGTTGATCACCGACCGGCCGTTGCAGACCAATCTGGAGGAAATCACAAGGGTCAAGAATGACTATCCGGACCGGGCCATCATCGTGTCGATCATGGTGCCGTGCGAGGAGCAGGCCTGGAAAGATATTCTGCCGCAGGTCGAGGCCACGGGCGCCGACGGGATTGAGCTGAACTTCGGCTGTCCGCACGGTATGGCCGAGCGCGGAATGGGCTCGGCCGTCGGGCAGGTGCCGGAATACATCCAGATGGTCACCGAGTGGTGCAAGAAATACTACTCCAAGCCGGTGATCGTGAAGCTGACCCCGAATATCGCAGACATCCGCCAGCCGGCGCGGGCGGCGAATGCAGGCAAGGCCGATGCGGTCAGCCTGATCAACACCATCAATTCGATCACCTCGGTGGATCTGGACAGCATGGCGCCGGAGCCGACGATTGGCGGCAAGGGCACTCACGGCGGCTATTGCGGCCCGGCGGTGAAACCGATTGCGCTGAATATGGTTGCTGAAATCGCCCGTGACGCCCAGACACGGGGCCTGCCGATCTCTGCCATTGGCGGCGTCACCACCTGGCGCGATGCGGCGGAGTTCATGGCGTTAGGGGCCGGCAACGTGCAGGTCTGCACCGCGGCAATGACCTATGGTTTCAATGTGGTGAAGGAAATGATCTCGGGCCTGTCCACTTGGATGGACGAGAAAGGCTTCACCTCCACCCAGGACTTCATCGGCATGGCGGTGCCGAATGTGACCGATTGGCAATATCTGGACTTGAACTACGTGACCAAGGCGCGGATCAGCCAGGACGATTGCATCAAATGCGGCCGCTGCTATGCGGCGTGCGAGGACACCTCGCACCAGGCCATCGCGATGAGCGAGGATCGGGTGTTCACGGTGAAGGACGACGAATGCGTCGCCTGCAACCTTTGCGTGAATGTCTGCCCGGTTGAAGGCTGCATCACGATGGAAGAAGTGGCTGCTGGACAGATCGACGAGCGCACCGGCGAGGTGGTTTCCGGCGAGTATGCCAACTGGACCACCCATCCGAACAACCCGTCGGCAACGGCGGCGGAGTAA
- a CDS encoding TetR family transcriptional regulator C-terminal domain-containing protein → MPADRAPTRIQRKNRAAILEAALDVFSSHGFRGSTVDQIAKAAGLSKPNLLYYFASKEAIFNELMSGLLDTWLDPLRALDPEGEPLDEILAYVQRKLQMSRDFPRESRLYANEIVQGAPRLHDVIAADLKVLVEEKARLLQDWMDAGRINRAHPKHLLFSIWSLTQHYADFDAQVRTLMGEEDPFHAAPQYLETVYRRMLTPKS, encoded by the coding sequence ATGCCCGCAGACCGCGCGCCAACCCGAATTCAGAGAAAGAATCGCGCCGCCATTCTGGAGGCTGCGCTGGATGTGTTCTCCAGCCACGGATTCCGCGGCTCCACAGTGGATCAGATCGCCAAGGCGGCCGGACTGTCAAAGCCGAACCTGCTTTACTATTTCGCCTCCAAAGAAGCGATCTTTAACGAACTGATGTCAGGCTTGCTGGATACCTGGCTTGACCCGCTGCGGGCACTGGACCCGGAAGGCGAACCATTGGACGAAATCCTCGCCTATGTGCAGCGCAAACTGCAGATGAGCCGGGATTTCCCGCGCGAAAGCCGGCTTTATGCCAATGAGATTGTACAGGGGGCACCTCGGCTGCATGACGTGATTGCGGCAGATCTGAAAGTGCTGGTGGAAGAAAAGGCTCGACTGCTGCAAGACTGGATGGATGCCGGGCGGATCAACCGCGCGCACCCGAAACATTTGCTGTTTTCGATCTGGTCGCTAACCCAGCATTACGCCGATTTTGACGCCCAGGTGCGCACGCTGATGGGGGAAGAGGACCCCTTTCACGCAGCGCCGCAATACCTGGAAACCGTGTACCGGCGTATGCTTACACCCAAAAGCTGA